Within Desulfobacter sp., the genomic segment ACCTGCCTTTTTTTATAACCTGATTTTATAAAAGGAGAGTGTCATGGAAACAAGTGTTTACAAAATTATCGAAGTGGTGGGGTTTTCTGAAACATCATGGGAAGATGCCGCCAAGGCCGCTGTTGCCACCGTGGATAAATCCATCCGGGATATACGGGTGGCCGAGGTGATCCAGATGGACATGCGCCTGGAGGACAATAGGATCATCGGCTACCGTACAAAGCTGAAAGTTTCTTTTAAGCTTGAATGATTTTTTCCTGAGCATCAGGGTTTGATATTTCAATGGGCCTTGCGGGCCGGATATATGCGGTGTTGCCGGTATACCGCCCGGAGGGCCCATTGTCGTTTGCCGCCCTTTTTTTAGGGCGCATTTTAAATCCGATTTGCCCCTGGTTTTGCCTCGACGGAATTTACGGATTTGAGGCGCTGTATCTGTTTGCCACGGCTCTTTAATTATGATAATAAAATCGGATTATGACTCAGATTATCAGTATTGCAAACCAGAAGGGCGGGGTCGGTAAAACAACCACAGCGGTGAATCTTGCCGCAGCCCTGGCCAAGCTGGGTAAAAAGGTTCTGCTTGTTGACTGTGATTCCCAGGCCAATGCCACAACCGGCCTCGGCGTTGACAAACCCTCCCTGCCCGCATCACTTTACCACGGATTAATCGGTGACGCAGATATCGAAGAGATTTTACAGCCCACCATGATTAAAAAACTCATGCTTATTCCCGCCAATGTGGATCTTATCGGATTTGAGGTGGAGATGATGTCTGCCCCCCGGCGGGAAGCCCGGCTGAAAACGCTTCTGGAACCTCTGGCCGACCGGTTCGATTTTATTATCATTGATTGCCCGCCGGCATTGAGTCTCTTAACCCTTAATGCCTTTGCCGCCTGCCATTCCGTGGTGATCCCCCTGCAAAGTGAATTCTTTGCCCTGGAAGGGCTGGGTCAGCTGCTGGATACCATTAAACGGGTGAAACAATCCTTTAACCCGGGGCTGAAGATCAAAGGCATCCTGCTGACCATGTTTGATAAGCGGACCAACCTCTCCCAGAACGTGGTGGATGACGCCAGGCAATATTTCCAGGATCTGGTTTTCAAAACCAAGATCCCCAGGAACGTGAAGCTGGGAGAAGCCCCCTCCTACGGTCTGCCCATAATCCTGTACGATAAAATGTCCCAGGGATCTAAGAGTTATATGGCTTTTGCAAGGGAACTGCTGAAACGATGATGAAAAAGAAAAAGAAACACACCGGCCTTGGCCGGGGAATCTCTGCCCTCATTCCTGATTTTGACCTGGAAAAACCCGAAGCCAGTTCTGATTTTTTCTTTTGTGCCGTGGGGGAGATCAGCCCCAATAGGTACCAGCCCAGAACCCGGTTCAGTGAGGATGAGCTAGAACGGCTGAAAAATTCCATCGCCCAGCAGGGGGTGCTCCAGCCGCTGCTGGTTCGGAAAATGGACGGGGCCTATGAACTCATCGCCGGGGAACGGCGGCTGAGGGCGGCCAAGGCGGCCGGGCTTACCGAGGTGCCTGTGATCATCCTGGACCTCACCGACGAGCAGGTGCTTGAAGTCTCCATCATTGAGAATATCCAGCGGGAGAACCTCAATGTGCTTGAAGAGGCCGAGGCCTATTTCAGGTTGATTGACGAATTCGGCTATACCCAGGAAAAGGTGGCCCGGAAAATCGGGAAGAACCGTTCCACCATTGCCAATCTGCTGAGGCTGCGCAGCCTGCCCCAGCAGATCAAAGAGAGTCTGGTGGCCGAGAAGATTTCCATGGGCCACGCCAGGGCGCTACTGGGCGGCGGATCCGAGGAAAACCAGCTTTACCTGTTCAAGCAGGTGCTGGAACGCA encodes:
- a CDS encoding dodecin domain-containing protein gives rise to the protein METSVYKIIEVVGFSETSWEDAAKAAVATVDKSIRDIRVAEVIQMDMRLEDNRIIGYRTKLKVSFKLE
- a CDS encoding ParA family protein encodes the protein MTQIISIANQKGGVGKTTTAVNLAAALAKLGKKVLLVDCDSQANATTGLGVDKPSLPASLYHGLIGDADIEEILQPTMIKKLMLIPANVDLIGFEVEMMSAPRREARLKTLLEPLADRFDFIIIDCPPALSLLTLNAFAACHSVVIPLQSEFFALEGLGQLLDTIKRVKQSFNPGLKIKGILLTMFDKRTNLSQNVVDDARQYFQDLVFKTKIPRNVKLGEAPSYGLPIILYDKMSQGSKSYMAFARELLKR
- a CDS encoding ParB/RepB/Spo0J family partition protein, yielding MMKKKKKHTGLGRGISALIPDFDLEKPEASSDFFFCAVGEISPNRYQPRTRFSEDELERLKNSIAQQGVLQPLLVRKMDGAYELIAGERRLRAAKAAGLTEVPVIILDLTDEQVLEVSIIENIQRENLNVLEEAEAYFRLIDEFGYTQEKVARKIGKNRSTIANLLRLRSLPQQIKESLVAEKISMGHARALLGGGSEENQLYLFKQVLERKLSVRETERLVNQAKQEPRQLAQKMTADERRFLEQTSTRISTRINSPVNIKKNGEKGKIEIKFKSGSEFNRLVELLSTLS